The following coding sequences lie in one Treponema primitia ZAS-1 genomic window:
- a CDS encoding iron-containing alcohol dehydrogenase family protein, with amino-acid sequence MKINFFMPTRVIMGDDCIFNNRALLKELGKKALIISGKNSARANGSLADMLRALEANGQSYFLYDKVMSNPTVDCIYEAADAIKREGCDFVAALGGGSPMDAAKGAAVLALNTVEKSSLFSTSFTMALPIVAVPTTAGTGSEVTPTGVFTNDAARTKTSVNTPAIFPRYAFLDAKYTLGLSRTITINTAIDAITHAAEGMLSVKASALSDALAKESIAVIAECFDCLIGDQNISPDIREKLLYGSMLAGMVIAHTGTTAVHPMGYTLTYNHNIDHGRANGLIFAEYLKVIEEKEKTSNTTRIPEIVSALGMKSLDEFAGVLDSLLGKKEHFETAELERCAEQASKAKNIANCIFILEKEDLLGIFKKSIG; translated from the coding sequence ATGAAAATTAATTTTTTTATGCCCACCAGGGTTATCATGGGAGATGATTGCATCTTCAATAATCGAGCCCTCCTCAAAGAGTTGGGGAAAAAGGCGTTGATTATAAGCGGAAAAAACTCCGCCAGGGCCAACGGTTCCCTAGCGGATATGCTACGCGCCCTGGAGGCTAACGGACAATCCTACTTTTTATATGACAAGGTGATGAGTAACCCCACGGTGGACTGTATCTATGAAGCCGCAGACGCCATAAAACGGGAGGGCTGCGATTTTGTGGCAGCCCTGGGGGGCGGTTCTCCCATGGACGCAGCAAAGGGCGCCGCCGTCCTCGCGCTGAATACGGTGGAGAAATCTTCCCTGTTCAGCACAAGCTTTACCATGGCCCTGCCCATTGTCGCGGTTCCCACCACCGCCGGCACCGGTTCGGAGGTAACGCCCACCGGTGTCTTCACCAATGATGCGGCCCGGACCAAAACCTCTGTAAATACACCCGCCATATTTCCCCGTTACGCCTTTCTGGACGCCAAGTATACGCTCGGCCTCAGCCGGACCATCACTATTAACACCGCCATTGACGCCATTACCCACGCGGCGGAGGGGATGCTTTCCGTAAAGGCATCTGCCCTAAGCGATGCCCTGGCGAAGGAAAGTATTGCTGTCATCGCAGAATGTTTTGACTGTCTGATCGGGGATCAGAATATCAGCCCGGATATACGGGAAAAGCTGCTCTACGGTTCCATGCTCGCCGGAATGGTTATCGCCCATACGGGAACAACTGCGGTTCACCCCATGGGTTATACCCTTACCTATAATCACAACATTGATCACGGCAGGGCCAATGGCCTGATTTTCGCAGAATATCTGAAGGTAATAGAAGAAAAAGAAAAAACCAGTAATACTACGCGTATTCCGGAAATTGTATCTGCCCTGGGTATGAAGTCCCTGGATGAATTTGCCGGGGTTCTCGACAGTCTGCTGGGTAAGAAGGAACATTTTGAAACCGCCGAACTGGAACGCTGCGCTGAACAGGCTTCCAAAGCAAAAAATATCGCCAACTGCATATTCATTCTTGAAAAAGAAGATTTGTTGGGGATATTCAAAAAATCTATAGGATAA